TATACACATTTTCTTACGTACACGCACGTATCATAAGTAGAAAATCGTTGTTTATCACGCAGACGAGGcgaaattatactttattgcaTGCAATCTATATACTTACTTGAAATACAcctttatataaaaatcgatTGTTTGACGGTTGACGGTATATTAGACCACCGGTGTCACGACCGGTCggatctatatattttttttttgcgatcGTGGCAAAACgttaggtaatatataatttaaatatgatctACACATGAAATTACCCCTTCcgacttatttatatttcataataccaCTAAATAATTGAGGATTAAGtttcgtttaaattaaatcttctAGTTTTATGCAACCTCCTTCCTCACTTTGTCAATTTTACTTCAAAATAAcactaaataaatgaaaaacaaatttcgcTTCGCTATAATTGCAAATccatgtttgtattttttacgtaGATGCTATACTACATCCCTGCATCATTAATGTTTAACTTCCTAACTCCCGAGAAGGTCGCCAGTAGTGCCGTAACTTAGaactaattttagttttttttttttttttagagaagaaataataaaaaatactctcAAATTTGTTTAAGTTCTTGAACTTAATTAGTAATAGTTAACtctttaatgatttaatttctgAATTAGATTAATCATCCATTGTAATTAAGTACTATATTAGTTAATGACTaactagtaattatataaaacgcacacaaaaaataatattaattaatcattatgcataaaaaaaatgttgtaataactataaatcagTTCAACGACAAGATTACGCCCATGTTTCGGTATGTAGACGACGTTTAAggtaaatcttaataatattttgttttacaatttttttttttcagtagtttttttgtttataaaaatgtgtattatttcaGGTGTCAATAAATTAACTGATGAAATCGGAAAGATGACAtcggcataataatataacataacaaatcATAAGTATTTAAGGGGTTTTGTATAGGCAATTTTTACATAACGATTTGCATGTGTGAAGATCATATCTGAAatcactaatataaaatacctatacattttaaatagacaACCTTCACACATATTACTGCAACATACAACAGAGACATGCCATTTggttaacaaaacaaaatcaatttaccgagaaaaaaatatcaagcaaaaatgtatacgcccaccaaaatgtattttactttcaGATTTCAATTTGTAATAGGTGAACGgtcgaaaaacattttttttttaaaacttttattctgATTATtcgttattgaaaatgtttaggaTATATAACCTATACAGGTTACACTATTGatcaaaatctttaaatagtttttcaaaCCGTCAAGCGAGACGTTGGCAAAGTGAAAGAAAAAGTTCACTACCCGGTCGATCAGcaatttaaatcttatttaaacaatttcaaacTGTTTTCAACGTCTATAAACTTGAgttcagaaaataataagatttttaacgtattattatattttgggcgtgaaaaatcaattaactTGTCCAAGTAGTgtctttaatcaatttatcaatttataaggataggtatattattattaacgataTTGAGTGTACAGTTTGTAATACGTGTAGTGAAAtatacaattcatttttatcaatttgtaACAGTAGGGTGTAAAATGTATTGGGTGTTACAGAcgataaataactattttaaatattgcaaaACAACAGCCGAAACGATCCGGTGTTAAACAAAAACCACCAacacaacaattattaatcaataaaaaaacgcttaattaaaaccattgaacgaaacaaaaaaaaaaaatgactacacagtacacatgacgtattatgtaattttatccGAAAAAATATCCGTTGTGATAAAATGAAACGTATCGATGTCCTGTTCGGCAAATCacgtatatttgtttttcatccATGGTAGAATgttcaatcattttaatattcaggTTGTGGCTTTACTATAAGAGCCTAAGCGCCTggacattaatataatgtatgcagTCGTTTTACAATGGTCtgggatatttaaaaaatcagctCGATTGAtagttaacataatttaatttaaattcataacataCATTTACCTACAACAATACCGATTtactaagaataattattaattatgcgtATATTTTAGGTCAATAATAGTTGTTGTgaacatttacatataaatatataatatttgaatcgcAGACTTGTTGTGAGTCAACCACAGGGCTGTGGTTTGGGTGCGTTCGTTTCCTGTTCCATGGATACcattatatgtattgaatttaatttgatttagatATGAGATatctacctatacatatacttgACTAGAATTCTCTGTGTATGTGAAACgtgcacattattataattccaaTTTCTATGTTTGATCATTAAAATCCGgatgttatttgtataatatataatgtcagCGGAATACTCAAAAGTACAGATGTGAAGagattataattgaaaagttatcataataaactCAAAATCTGTTTACCGGTATGGCTTTatgtacgatattataattccataataaatcaataacaagGCGGTTGAAAATTTGTGATTTAACGCTTcagtgacaattttttttatatgttaaccatatattttgtattgaatgAATCTTCCCgactttattttgtatatttgtctaaaacaaaataaaaaattaccaaaataattaaatggtaATATGTTAAATCAACTAacgtatgtttttaaaattgaatagagTTAAcacaaagaaatattatatctgttaAAACAGGTAGTATACAGTGATTTAAGAgagttattatttctatagtgataaaaaatatctgaacatattcttattatgttttgaaattaaaattatcatttattattatcgttatagtAGTGTattgagtaatattatataatttaccattGAGTTATTCGTTtcagtagattttttttttaaagttcaacGTTTTAAAGCCCTAGTTAAGCCCCGAATTATAGACATGAACCTGGTTAACGGATACATCGCAATTTAAGCCTGGtaaaggatataatatattataggtaccctGCAGAGAGATTAGAGTTAGGAAACCACTCAGATAGATGTTTTATACTACAAACTAAATAGATTTAATGTCTTAACATTACTAGTgcatagtaaattaattatatcctgcataataatgttagatttataataatcggtTGGTATCAAAACGAATGTTAGGTAAACGTTTAGTGGCCTACTGAAAATAGTGTCAGTTTATTACACACaacaatttatactaaaaatatatgttgagggaatataaacgtatatattattaaacttctaCTGATTACTCAATATGATctgttaggtattattttcacatttttcatttatattaaaacaattattaagtaatatacctTTTACACTCATGGTTACACGCCTATACGTCATACCCGACCGGATATCTTCTATTCACTCGAAACGATTGACTGACTTTCGTGCTCCCAAAATGGCAAACTTTGACATTTGACGCCAAAAGAgcatattaataagttaaccTTGATTTAATCGGAAATAGATATCTTAGTtcactaaattaaattgaacacAACATCAACAGTTAGATCTTCTAAACACTCAAAAAATGTGATGTTATAATCAAGTCTCAGAGTTGACCATACACAAATAACTCATAGCTTGCTAATGTCCAAGGAAGAATTCTCAATTTTCGCACTATATGATATCTAAATCACCATCAAACACCAACTGGGAATTCATATGATAATTCAACATCAGAACAAGCTCCAATCTTTCTAATTCAATGTctgaaatatttcataaaaattacccGCCAATTTCCAACatcatcaataaattattgcattatcGCACCAAACTTCAAGACAAACTTTAAAACCTTTATTACTATACTCGTatactcataataaatataataaaattgtaaggtatttttatactatatataatgagaaatgagaatttaaaaattttatgcggcaataacaataatacttgattaaaaaaatatacactaatgcgtataatatgtaaaaaaaattataaaatatattcgaaTTTTCGAATTTTCGTCATGTTGACAAAAATAAACCACAAAATGACATACTTtgtaagttattattgttactattaaGTTGTTTTATAACTCTAAACATATATTGTAGTTAGTAAAAAGATAGTGTAGTACGTAAACGTGTTCTGTTTTTAGCCGACTATATGatgtgttaatataatattaacagacATAAcagtgaaatataattaattatgcttataatgtaaatttcatttgattctataatattactgtctacataaaaattcaatattgacGATATGTTTTGTCTGTAATGGGTTTTTTAACGTTTcataatgatttatacatgattaattataaaaattaataacactcAATTTCTTTTAAACGAAAAGTGCATTATTATTCTCAACATTAGCCAAGACATTATACTCATTATAGTATCCTTCTAATACTAACggaaacaaatacaaatataggtaggtacacattGGCGCCATGACCATTACACAGTTGAATCACGTACGTcaagacatattattaataataatatttatacgttcaataaaaataattgaataggtACTATCATATTAGATGTaacgataaaatttaatacaactcTTTGGTGGCTGTAACAAAAATGACGACCACGaattaaatgtaggtaccgttgtattttttaaacgtaagCTTTGTGTTAatgtaaaacaacaaaaaaattaataatctcagagtataatatgcattacgCATATTGCCATTTTGTATgatttaatagtatacaatGTAGTATTGTATTAACAATTGAATAGACCCTTTATCAACCGATTATTGGCAATTAACGTATTAGCATACTTATCACCTCCCGgtgttttaaaaactgatttaaaCAGTTCTAGAACTTGCAAAAAATCTTAATTCATTACACGTTATAAACCACCTATACGTATTTCTATTTTGGGATATTACCTTATTAGTCAAAACTAGGTGtcgttaaatacttttaatcattaaatacgtCGAATTCCACCTTTTTACACAGTCATGGTCTCTTATTAGATTATAGCttacttttattttccatacattttcttatcaaattaattttgtgcTGACGAGCTTCGATTAAAAATTAGCAATAATTGCTCCTCTCCACTTGTtcgttaatgtttttaatgaatcATTTTGGACCTCGTCGTTcacaaataattgaatagaATGTGTAGCAcacctaattaatttaattgtcctGGACTAAGTCCTTAATAGTCTTCACCATATTAGCCGCATTTTCACTGACAATAGCATAAATTGTATGCTCAATTTGTCAATTTCACATTCTAAATTATTCGTAATATTTTCCAAAGTATGCAATTTCGATACCTCAGCCGTTTCCAAAAttctattctataatttacaatCATCCAAAAAATTACAAGTTGTACCCaagtaactattttttgtttaacttaaaatcactcataattattaattgatttaagcAGTGAATAACATACTTACATaactaatgaataaattgattattatttattatgaagagAAACTCAACATAGATGACCGACggaaaaaattagatttatattttacaaatcctATCACTGCGATTATTGTCGATGGAAGCCTTATTTTCGaacaaactataaattatcaataaatagctcaaataaGTATTGCTTATCGTTCTTTTACATTGATTAACTGTCAaaccttaaataaatataaaatagaaacttaAACGAAATATAGGGTAtatgtaaattgttttcaaacgatctttttttttttgtaaactgcgctcaaatttttacttatgtCAAAAAGGTATAATGTAAACTGCGCCCGAATTTCATCTATGTCAAAATGTATAACGCAAGCTGAAAGTGAATTTGAGcgttatgtaaattatttatgaaatcaaaGTCTGACGACGATAGAGTGACGCGATTTGCGgattatttagataaagtATAAAAGAGAAGAAGCTCAGTGTCTACCTGAATATAGGTGAAATATTGTACTTAGAAGAGAAAAATGTAAACCTAAGCTATCAAATTATGCTACTGATGTCACATGGCAATGTGCAgagaaatgaataattatacatataaacaattagcatattatctaaaaaaaaaaaatactctgcCAAATGtaaacgtattttttaatatttaatacatttaaccaTTGAGGAGTAAACTACAGAATGGCCTTGGGTAAAATTTGGTATAGGTGCCGAAATCGATgggttgttttattaaaacagtatTCGCTCTGACGGAATCGATGTTTCCCTCCCCACACCACAGTAATCGTTGAAACATTAGCTTCACCGCGTCAAAGTTTATGGTATAGTGTCGTACACCGATTATGTATTTacgataacatataatatacaacaggtataataatatgaaaatgtgtgcacgtacgtatatattgtatttccaTCCGCGGGTGACATGTTACCTTCCGTCTTCAACAGACAGCGCgtgatgtgtataatatgaaaactaaAATCAAAACCTTCACACTATAcacactgtataataatatagtatattattatttattattttatacgtattaataCGTGGTCAGATCGTcgtgtcataatatataatatgtatatacactatacagctAGGGTAAATCTTTTAtcgaaaaacatttattattccaaaatctgttaatacttttaaaaatattttttttacataattttccaaatctaaataaaacaacattaaaaacaaaaaaaaaaattgaggttttttaatatttttttcaagttttttacttttttgaacacttacataaatttttaatctcaTAATCCAATACAGTATAATACTTTGGATGATTATTGAttcgaaatattatacataaaaatcgagaCCTATGGACCAgtaatttatgagttataacttataagtatatttaaaatataggtaagcaAAGTGGTAAGATAGGGAAATACCCCgcaaaatgtaggtatatactactTCATTTAcctaaatatcaaaaacttataagttttaactcACGGGTGCAACTCCTTTCACCCAAAAATGACATTCCTCTTTTTGCCCAAATCCTCTTTTTGaccaaaaatgataaaaagttTCCTCTTTTCGCctacaaataatttcattctTTTCGCCAACGGTTTCACGTTTTACATTTTGGAAACCACAgtctcaaaattaataatttaaaaaaaatcatataataatcaaatagaaaaaattacatttttttattgttatttgaaatatttttgtttttaaagaagCAAAATTCcgtggttataatattatctttaaagcatatttcacatttttttatattattattatttattttgttgtttagcAAAAAGTTactattctttttaaaattattggacttattaagattattatttttaatttgggattttataatgttttccatatcgtttttaaatttattattattttcattgaatttgATTTAGTTTATGAGTGTATATCAATGTTTGTTTCGGAAGGCGATTTTACCCGTTACCATAAATTCTAccatttcatattttcttatgttgtcttttaataattttagtgatGAATCATCTAAAATCCCAATGTATCTGGCAATAATTGGTTTAATACCCTTCATGGCTTCATTATATATCTAGTTATTTCTtgttgttcaaaaaataataatttcctgACGATTTTGGCAATTTTggcattctaaaaataaataaaataatggtcctttttcaaaacatatcTCTATAGATTGTTGTGATAAGACGACATTAATTTTCTCCAGAGGAACATTGAAAACttatactaaatacatttgtatgttatttctagcaataaattaagtacaattattgtaaaatatatattatatgataatttcaGATTCCATCGTACAGTTGAAAGTaagtgaaaatgtttttaaactaaaatttcgtTGATCTTGGCACCCTCCAAAGTTTATCATGCATAAGTCCATAAATCATGTGGTGAAATCACAATTcattttgtgaaataaatgtTAGTCATTGgtgtctaaataataataaatagcgtctataaatttatttttgcaaataaacataatttgagTTTCTTtcgtattttaatacctatttttaaaatgataatttatcacTTTCAGTACacaactattttttgtttttaataattttcgagcattgtaaaatattgtaaagaaACTAAAGTGCCcgtaaattcatttttttaggacaacttttaataatatattaaaaattaaagttaaaagcaccaacttctaaaaaaaataaccgttaatataaatataatatgaattcaatGAAATACTGCAGCCTTTtgttgtcaaaataaaaaccggATCAATCTCAACAACTCAACACCGTAATCCAATTAGAAATATTGGCTGATACAATACTtacaaaagttataataaatgaaaaccaaTGATAGGTGAAGTCATCCCAATAAATATGGGAAAtagattaattaagtatttataaatgaaacaaaaatattttctcaaatCTATTTTGTTGGTTAAGTATTGACGAGCGTCTCTATCCACTCGTCCATTAGGACCTGATGTCTCACAGACATTTTCTTTATTGTTTCCAGTGCCAAGGTCCTGTCACGTGAAGTCCATTTCGGAGACTGTGAGTTTATATAGCGAACTTTAGAGTTTTTAAAATCCACAACTCGTTTTAAGTGATTTTGAACGGAATCCATGAACAGTCGCCTCTTATCTTCGGTCTGTAGATCCCCGGCGCAGTTTAACATCCCTACACTTTCGTTTTTCAATACGTTAAGCTCttgaataagttttttatactCTTTCTTTATCTTCAATCTTTTGCTTATTTCCTTTACcaaacaaaaaagaaataaaaatcatgaaaatattcatattgtattattgatactattttttttctatattgtaagtattaaatttcttGCGAATAATTCATTTAGGAATTAGTGATTCTGATAGTTTTAATACTAGTAACAGACAGGCACGGATCTGGAGGAACTAAGGTGCTTTCTGGTGTAAATGGACGttttgtaataactaaataataacataataaccatagatataatatgttattacgataaatataatatataccctcgtatatagttttatttaatgagctgaaactaaataaataaaaaacatcttATTggttaattagtttaaaaaatgtaacacataatatcattGCTGGTGAACTACTTAATACCCATAGTAGGATATAAATAGCGATTCTGCTGCCCCCGCATCCACCTCCACCCCATCACCTCATCGTCATTACTCATCCTCCTCGTCATCATCGTCCACGGACGTCTGTGGACGTGGTTCCGGGGGGGGGGAGGACAGGAACAGAAATGCGGAGGTGAGGGATGATTTGACGATGATGACGAGGAGAACGAGTAATGACGATGAGGTGATGGGATGGAATTGGGTGCGGGGGTATCATAAACGCTATTTATATCctactacctattattataattccaaAAAATCGATTGTTTacgatttgaaatatataatctaatatataaatatctcgTGTTTGTGGTATTAATTTTCCGATAccgattttaatgatattttttatgtatatttggtGTGTATAACAGTATGAGAATAGGTCGTAAAGCATTTTTCACTCTTCTACCCCCCTCAATAATCacgattttactatttttttttataaagtcgCGTACTTTGAGATAGTGGTAACTCGGGTCTCTGACGATCGGTCTCGTGGATGTATGATTAGGATATCACTCATGACTCACACGGCCTGTTAATGTTTGTACAGAACCacgcggcggcggcagcggaGACATTAGCGTATCATTAAAACAACGCACAACGACAATATTCATCATCAAGcgtgcttattattattatataattgtattccaAAATTCACTCGCTCCTCGATGGTAATAAAATACCATACAGTTAATAagtaaacaaattacaatattataagttataacacataatatgtagtgCCCTGGCGTAGTATGGTACCTATACAACGATATAGGTACCAACGAGTTATAGAAATAGATTACGGCTCTTACACGGCACcacatatctaaataaataggttTAGGAGGCCCGACACGCGTCCAGGCCCAAGCGTATATCGATTGGGCCGCGTATCAACTCCgccgaattttttttacattgattCCGCtgaactgttttatttttattgattcctctggttaatatttgtaattatttattttaataaaaacacaatgtGAAATGcttacattaaatacattaaatctaaaaatgcaGAACTGAttcttatatgtataataataagagggCGGAcagtaacaaaataaagaaatatatatatcaacagtttttaacgattatttaaataaaaaaacttatagatCAAACcattacaatgaaaaataaatcaatctaACACTACAATTtaactaacaattttaattattatttattatttttactgtactATTTTCGACTTTTTTCCGTTATCCAAATAACTTGTaagacattttgtaaaaaaaaaaaaaccaatcactaggtattttaataactgtatcATAAAGATATTACAGATATGTTATTGAGCTGTGACGCTCAACAAGGTTTTACTGTAcataaatgtttgataatattaactatttactatagtCTCCgggtatgattatattattattaattgcttaattaaaatgtacaatgctGGTAACAATATCATATAAGCTTTGGCTTGCAATTCTTAAATAGATTCATCAAatcattagatatttaataatctaatttcatatatatattagacaatattattattgacgattattagacaaaaataatttattttttagggtGATGTAGTAAAGTCtatgaattattgttatataataagccTTAACTAGAATCCTTCAGAAGTTTCGCACTTGCCTGTGTAgtgatataacattaaaactttaacatttaaatttttagacttATAATGTAACCATCGAACAAACTACAATTCTTACGCC
The DNA window shown above is from Aphis gossypii isolate Hap1 chromosome 2, ASM2018417v2, whole genome shotgun sequence and carries:
- the LOC114127358 gene encoding uncharacterized protein LOC114127358 encodes the protein MNFLQPSDSTESLSAWSPLKCERDKYAQRYFFSDAPKQQRKLSPPRYVDRIALEEAFSWLEINDQMSDDYKEDQHKNKSLDRVENTCVKQRVKEISKRLKIKKEYKKLIQELNVLKNESVGMLNCAGDLQTEDKRRLFMDSVQNHLKRVVDFKNSKVRYINSQSPKWTSRDRTLALETIKKMSVRHQVLMDEWIETLVNT